The proteins below come from a single Cricetulus griseus strain 17A/GY chromosome 6, alternate assembly CriGri-PICRH-1.0, whole genome shotgun sequence genomic window:
- the LOC100763502 gene encoding olfactory receptor 5W2-like isoform X2, giving the protein MDKKNCSSVDEFIFLGITNNSDMKITLFTMFLLVYLTNLLANLGMIILIRVDSQLHTPMYFFLSHLSFCDLSYSTAIGPKMLVDLLAEKKSIPIVGCALQFLTFCIFVDSECLLLAVMAFDRYQAISNPLLYTVNMSTRLCSLLVAGVYLVGTADALIHTSLTFRLCFCGSNEINHFFCDVPPLLLISCSDTEANELAIFTIFGFIELSTISGVLVSYCYIISSVFKIRSAEGRFKAFSTCASHLTAVAIFQGTMLFMYFRPSSSYSLDQDKMTSLFYTLVIPMLNPLIYSLRNKDVKKALEKLKNKM; this is encoded by the coding sequence ATGGACAAGAAAAACTGCTCCTCTGTAGATGAATTCATTTTCTTGGGAATTACCAATAACTCTGACATGAAAATTACACTTTTCACCATGTTCCTGCTTGTTTATCTCACTAATCTTCTGGCCAATCTTGGGATGATCATTTTAATTAGGGTGGACTCTCagctccacacacccatgtactttttcctcAGCCACCTTTCTTTTTGTGACCTCAGCTATTCCACAGCAATTGGACCCAAGATGCTGGTGGATCTTTTAGCTGAGAAGAAATCAATTCCTATTGTTGGTTGTGCTCTGCAGTTTTTGACATTCTGTATCTTTGTAGATTCTGAGTGTCTACTACTAGCAGTAATGGCCTTTGATAGGTACCAGGCAATCAGCAACCCCTTGCTGTACACAGTGAACATGTCCACCAGACTTTGCTCCCTGCTTGTAGCTGGTGTTTACCTGGTGGGAACAGCAGATGCTTTGATACATACATCCTTGACCTTCCGCTTGTGTTTCTGTGGATCCAATGAGATCaaccatttcttctgtgatgtcccCCCTCTTCTATTAATATCTTGCTCAGATACAGAGGCCAATGAGTTAGCAATATTCACAATTTTTGGGTTCATTGAACTGAGCACCATTTCAGGAGTTCTTGTTTCTTATTGCTACATCATCTCATCAGTCTTTAAGATCCGCTCTGCTGAGGGGAGGTTCAAAGCTTTTTCCACCTGTGCCTCCCACTTGACTGCAGTTGCTATTTTCCAGGGAACTatgctttttatgtattttcGACCAAGTTCTTCCTACTCCTTAGATCAAGACAAAATGACTTCACTGTTTTACACTCTGGTGATTCCCATGCTGAACCCTCTGATTTATAGCCTGAGAAACAAGGATGTGAAAAAAGCTCTGGagaaactgaagaataaaatGTGA
- the LOC100763785 gene encoding olfactory receptor 5W2-like, giving the protein MKFIQEERMDVGNCSLNEFIFVGVTNNTEMKGLLFAIFLLIYLINLVGNLGMIILIRMDPQLHTPMYFFLSHLSFCDLCYSTAIGPKMLLDIFGKNKSIPFWGCAIQFFISCTFADSECVLLAVMAFDRYQAISNPLLYTANMSSGLCSMLVAGVYLVGTSDALIHTTLAFRLCFCGSNKINHFFCDLPPLYLLSCSDTQVNELVLFTIYGFLELSTISGVLVSYCYIISSVLKIRSAEGRSKAFSTCTSHLTAVAIFQGTLLFTYFRPSSSYSLDQDKMTSLFYTLVIPMLNPLIYSLRNKDVKEALKKIKINRWF; this is encoded by the exons ATGAAGTTCAT acaggaagaaagaatggaTGTAGGAAATTGCTCATTGAATGAATTCATTTTTGTGGGAGTTACCAATAACACTGAGATGAAAGGGCTGTTGTTTGCCATATTTCTACTCATCTATCTTATCAATCTTGTGGGAAATCTTGGTATGATCATTTTGATCAGGATGGACCCACagctccacacacccatgtactttttcCTGAGCCACCTGTCTTTCTGTGATCTCTGCTATTCCACGGCAATTGGTCCCAAGATGCTACTAGATATATTTGGCAAGAACAAGTCGATTCCCTTCTGGGGCTGTGCTAttcaatttttcatttcctgCACCTTTGCAGATTCTGAGTGTGTACTGCTGGCAGTGATGGCCTTTGATAGGTACCAGGCCATTAGCAACCCCTTGCTCTACACAGCAAACATGTCCAGTGGGCTGTGTTCCATGCTCGTGGCTGGGGTTTACCTGGTGGGAACGTCAGATGCTTTGATACATACAACCTTGGCATTCCGCTTGTGTTTCTGTGGATCCAATAAGATCAaccatttcttctgtgatttaCCTCCACTTTACCTCCTCTCCTGCTCCGATACTCAAGTAAATGAGTTGGTATTATTCACTATTTATGGTTTCCTCGAACTGAGCACCATCTCAGGGGTCCTTGTTTCCTACTGTTATATCATCTCATCAGTCCTAAAAATCCGCTCTGCTGAGGGGAGGTCCAAAGCTTTCTCCACTTGCACTTCGCACTTGACTGCAGTTGCTATTTTTCAGGGAACTCTACTCTTCACATATTTTCGGCCAAGTTCTTCTTACTCTCTTGATCAAGATAAAATGACTTCTCTATTTTACACCCTTGTAATTCCCATGCTGAATCCGCTGATTTACAGTCTAAGGAACAAGGATGTGAAAGAGgctttgaagaaaattaaaataaatagatggttttaa
- the LOC100764069 gene encoding olfactory receptor 5W2, with the protein MDKENCSSPREFVFLGITNNPDTKVALFTTFLLVYLINLLANLGMIVLIRVDSQLHTPMYFFLSHLSFCDLCYSTAIGPKMLVDLFAKKKSISMVGCVLQFFTLCDFVDSECLLLAVMAYDRYQAISNPLLYTVKMSNRVCSMLIAGVYIVGTADALIHSTLVFRLCFCGSNEINHFFCDVPPLLLISCSDTEVNELAIFTIFGFIELSTISGLLVSYCYIISSVFKIRSAEGRFKAFSTCASHLTAVAIFQGTLLFMYFRPSSSYSLDQDKMTSLFYTLVIPMLNPLIYSLRNKDVKEALEKLKNKM; encoded by the coding sequence atggataaagaaaattgcTCCTCTCCTCGTGAGTTTGTTTTCTTGGGAATTACTAACAACCCTGACACAAAAGTGGCCCTCTTCACCACATTCCTACTTGTTTATCTTATTAATCTACTGGCCAATCTTGGGATGATTGTTTTGATTAGAGTGGACTCTCagctccacacacccatgtactttttcCTTAGCCACCTTTCCTTCTGTGACCTCTGTTATTCCACAGCAATTGGGCCCAAGATGTTGGTGGATCTTTTTGCTAAGAAGAAATCAATTTCCATGGTTGGCTGTGTTTTGCAGTTCTTTActctctgtgattttgttgattCTGAGTGTCTACTGCTGGCAGTGATGGCCTATGACAGGTACCAGGCCATCAGCAACCCCTTGCTCTATACAGTAAAAATGTCAAACAGGGTGTGTTCTATGCTCATAGCTGGGGTTTACATTGTGGGAACAGCAGATGCTTTGATACATTCTACCCTTGTCTTTCGCTTGTGTTTCTGTGGATCCAATGAGATCaaccatttcttctgtgatgttcctccACTTCTATTAATATCTTGCTCAGATACAGAGGTCAATGAATTAGCAATATTCACAATTTTTGGGTTCATTGAGCTGAGCACCATCTCAGGACTCCTTGTCTCCTATTGTTACATCATCTCATCAGTCTTTAAGATCCGCTCTGCTGAAGGGAGATTCAAAGCTTTCTCCACCTGTGCCTCTCACCTGACTGCAGTTGCAATTTTTCAGGGAACTCTGCTCTTTATGTATTTCCGGCCAAGTTCTTCCTATTCCCTAGATCAAGACAAAATGACATCACTGTTTTACACACTGGTGATACCAATGCTGAACCCTCTGATTTACAGTCTGAGGAACAAGGATGTGAAAGAGGCTCTGGAAAAGTTGaagaataaaatgtga